One part of the Augochlora pura isolate Apur16 chromosome 3, APUR_v2.2.1, whole genome shotgun sequence genome encodes these proteins:
- the Shop gene encoding sulfite oxidase: protein MIPNMKLLFYSRNKLLKRSLKTYVQYYIEPYRQYSSKNEETFKRRDAPKNNSYFLNIVYITLSVPTLIFSYYYMFHKEIHALNKNNIQCGEYRPDLKTYSLEEIGKHDNKRNQIWVVYKKGVYDITNFVDNHPGGPSKIMMAAGSSIEPFWTFFANHNTPEIYELLESMRIGNVSNIDQFDSTPCATNDPYANEPKRHKALKINGHKPFCAEPPSSLLAEGFLTPTELFYVRNHLPVPEIDPKTYTLELAVEEETQKCLSFDDIKKYPKYTITSAIMCGGNRRSEMAQAKPLKGLSWSVGAVGNATWTGARLCDILKDMKINEDDYNHVQFEGSDVDPSGAPYGASIPISKAMNPRADVILAYEMNGQPISRDHGFPIRVIVPGVVGARNVKWLDKIIISKEESHSQWQRGDYKGFSPSTDWDDVDFSKAPAIQEMPVVSAICTPESMETVKVNDGKINVKGYAWSGGGRKIIRVDVTNDQGETWHTANLHAEDTNAKEGRYWSWTLWSIDLPVQSTWKESEIWAKAVDASYNVQPESFKNIWNLRGFLCNAYHKIKVKLQH, encoded by the exons ATGATTCCAAATATGAAACTTTTATTCTACTCAAGAAATAA atTATTGAAACGGTCGTTAAAAACTTATGTACAGTATTATATTGAACCATATCGGCAATATTCAtcgaaaaacgaagaaacatttaaacgaAGAGATGCACCTAAAAACAATTCCTACTttctaaatattgtatatattactcTCAGTGTACCAACATTAATTTTCAGTTATTATTACATGTTCCATAAAGAAATTcatgcattaaataaaaataatatacaatgtgGAGAATACAGACCAGATTTGAAAACATACAGTTTAGAAGAAATTGGAAAACATGATAATAAACGTAATCAAATATGGGTAGTATATAAAAAAGGAGTGTATGACATAACAAATTTTGTGGACAATCATCCAGGTGGTCCTTCCAAAATAATGATGGCAGCTGGGAGTTCCATTGAACCTTTCTGGACATTTTTTGCTAATCATAATACACCAGAAATATATGAACTGCTCGAATCAATGAGAATtggaaatgtttcaaacataGACCAATTTGATAGTACACCATGTGCCACCAATGATCCATATGCAAATGAGCCAAAGAGACACAAAGCTCTAAAAATTAATGGACATAAACCCTTTTGTGCTGAACCACCTTCTTCTTTATTAGCTGAAGGTTTTCTAACACCAAC AGAATTGTTTTATGTAAGAAATCATCTTCCTGTTCCTGAAATAGATCCAAAAACTTATACCTTGGAATTAGCTGTGGAAGAAGAAACACAGAAATGTCTCAGCTTtgatgatataaaaaaatatccaaaatatACGATAACTAGTGCCATAATGTGTGGTGGTAATAGACGATCTGAGATGGCACAG GCAAAACCATTAAAAGGGCTAAGTTGGAGTGTGGGAGCAGTTGGTAATGCTACATGGACTGGTGCAAGGTTGTGCGATATCCTAAAAGATATGAAAATTAACGAGGATGATTACAATCATGTTcag TTTGAAGGATCTGACGTAGATCCTTCAGGTGCACCATATGGTGCAAGTATACCTATTAGTAAAGCTATGAATCCAAGAGCAGATGTAATTTTAGCTTATGAAATGAATGGACAACCAATATCAAGAGATCATGGTTTTCCTATTCGAGTAATTGTTCCCGGTGTTGTGGGCGCAAGGAATGTAAAATGGCTTG ataaaataataatctcgaAAGAAGAAAGTCATTCACAATGGCAGCGAGGTGATTACAAGGGTTTCTCCCCTAGTACTGATTGGGATGATGTAGATTTTTCTAAAGCACCTGCTATACAAGAGATGCCTGTAGTGTCTGCTATATGCACACCAGAATCAATGGAAACAGTAAAAGTAAACGATGGTAAAATAAACGTTAAAG gATATGCATGGTCAGGAGgtggtagaaaaattataagagtTGATGTTACAAATGACCAAGGTGAAACTTGGCATACAGCTAATTTACATGCTGAAGATACCAATGCTAAGGAGGGACGTTATTGGAGTTGGACATTATGGAGTATAGATCTTCCTGTACAGTCTACCTGGAAAGAGTCAGAGATATGGGCAAAAGCCGTGGATGCATCCTATAACGTGCAACCAGaaagctttaaaaatatttggaaccTGCGAGGTTTCCTTTGTAATGCATATCACAAAATCAAAGTTAAATTGCaacattaa
- the Prors-m gene encoding prolyl-tRNA synthetase 2-like protein, mitochondrial isoform X2 encodes MYINMESAGSIAAPPMCNSFDSKHCNLVKYGFIKPVNNGMYAYLPLGIRVLDKITNLVDNEMEKVGAQKLLLPALTATKLWKRTKRFDNNRDELFEVHDRHDKHYILNPTCEESICDLISSIKPLSPKLLPLRLYQISNKWRDEMKPRYGFFRSREFIMKDLYTFDATLENANETYETICEAYDNIFKLIGITFIKAIGDTGTIGGLKSHEYHYKCEIGDDILCLCPGCNQAINKSVCKESHCHQCNKSFLEQNTTEVGHAFLLDTKYTEPLKAECHIQHKHVPLVMGCYGLGLSRLLTAMTETLPINGELRWPKNLAPYTVCVIPPKAGSKEESATQYVDKILEILRQLNIDAVLDDRTNLTIGSRLRLSSATGYPYVIIIGKDAMKSPPTFEVHNVNDSSRFDLSLEGIYSYLDAENIKC; translated from the exons atgtatataaatatggaATCAGCTGGCAGTATTGCAGCGCCACCTATGTGCAACTCGTTTGATTCAAAACACTGC aatttagtTAAGTATGGATTTATTAAACCTGTTAACAACGGCATGTATGCATACCTGCCTTTGGGAATACGTGTgttagataaaataacaaatcttGTTGATAATGAAATGGAAAAGGTAGGAGCTCAGAAGTTACTGTTACCGGCATTGACGGCTACAAAATTATGGAAACGAACGAAAAGATTCGATAATAATAGAGACGAATTATTTGAAGTTCACGATAGGCACGATAAGCACTATATACTTAATCCG aCATGTGAAGAATCAATCTGtgatttaatttcatcaataAAACCTTTGTCTCCTAAACTTTTACCTTTAAGATTGTAtcaaatatctaataaatggAGAGATGAAATGAAACCACGATATGGATTTTTCAGAAGtagagaatttattatgaaagatCTATATACATTTGATGCAACATTAGAAAATGCTAATGAAACATATGAAACAATATGTGAGGcctatgataatatatttaaattaataggaattacatttattaaag CTATTGGTGATACGGGAACTATTGGAGGTTTGAAATCTCATGAATATCATTATAAATGTGAAATTGGTGATGATATTCTTTGTTTGTGTCCAGGTTGTAATCAAGCTATTAACAAATCTGTATGTAAAGAATCACATTGTCATCAGtgtaataaatcatttctgGAACAAAATACTACCGAG GTAGGAcatgcatttttattagacACAAAGTACACAGAACCTCTAAAAGCAGAATGTCATATACAACACAAGCATGTGCCCTTAGTAATGGGATGCTACGGACTTGGCCTGAGCCGTCTACTTACTGCTATGACTGAAACATTACCTATAAATGGTGAACTTAGGTGGCCAAAGAATTTGGCTCCTTATACTGTGTGCGTTATACCACCAAAG GCTGGTAGCAAAGAAGAAAGTGCAACTCAATATGTTGACAAAATATTAGAGATTTTACGTCAGTTAAATATTGATGCAGTACTTGATGATAGAACAAATTTAACTATTGGAAGTCGTCTTAGATTATCAAGCGCAACTGGATATccatatgttataataattggtAAAGATGCTATGAAATCACCACCCACATTTGAGGTTCATAATGTAAATGATTCAAGTCGTTTCGATTTAAGTTTAGAAGGTATATACAGTTACCTTGATGcagaaaatatcaaatgttaa
- the Prors-m gene encoding prolyl-tRNA synthetase 2-like protein, mitochondrial isoform X1 → MSNMSFYKIKRLSQLFQPLDIIILNAQQTSKVTSKSYDNLVKYGFIKPVNNGMYAYLPLGIRVLDKITNLVDNEMEKVGAQKLLLPALTATKLWKRTKRFDNNRDELFEVHDRHDKHYILNPTCEESICDLISSIKPLSPKLLPLRLYQISNKWRDEMKPRYGFFRSREFIMKDLYTFDATLENANETYETICEAYDNIFKLIGITFIKAIGDTGTIGGLKSHEYHYKCEIGDDILCLCPGCNQAINKSVCKESHCHQCNKSFLEQNTTEVGHAFLLDTKYTEPLKAECHIQHKHVPLVMGCYGLGLSRLLTAMTETLPINGELRWPKNLAPYTVCVIPPKAGSKEESATQYVDKILEILRQLNIDAVLDDRTNLTIGSRLRLSSATGYPYVIIIGKDAMKSPPTFEVHNVNDSSRFDLSLEGIYSYLDAENIKC, encoded by the exons ATGTCGAACAtgtcgttttataaaataaagagattatcacaattatttcaaccactggatattataattctgaatGCTCAACAGACATCGAAAGTTACTTCGAAAAGTTACGAT aatttagtTAAGTATGGATTTATTAAACCTGTTAACAACGGCATGTATGCATACCTGCCTTTGGGAATACGTGTgttagataaaataacaaatcttGTTGATAATGAAATGGAAAAGGTAGGAGCTCAGAAGTTACTGTTACCGGCATTGACGGCTACAAAATTATGGAAACGAACGAAAAGATTCGATAATAATAGAGACGAATTATTTGAAGTTCACGATAGGCACGATAAGCACTATATACTTAATCCG aCATGTGAAGAATCAATCTGtgatttaatttcatcaataAAACCTTTGTCTCCTAAACTTTTACCTTTAAGATTGTAtcaaatatctaataaatggAGAGATGAAATGAAACCACGATATGGATTTTTCAGAAGtagagaatttattatgaaagatCTATATACATTTGATGCAACATTAGAAAATGCTAATGAAACATATGAAACAATATGTGAGGcctatgataatatatttaaattaataggaattacatttattaaag CTATTGGTGATACGGGAACTATTGGAGGTTTGAAATCTCATGAATATCATTATAAATGTGAAATTGGTGATGATATTCTTTGTTTGTGTCCAGGTTGTAATCAAGCTATTAACAAATCTGTATGTAAAGAATCACATTGTCATCAGtgtaataaatcatttctgGAACAAAATACTACCGAG GTAGGAcatgcatttttattagacACAAAGTACACAGAACCTCTAAAAGCAGAATGTCATATACAACACAAGCATGTGCCCTTAGTAATGGGATGCTACGGACTTGGCCTGAGCCGTCTACTTACTGCTATGACTGAAACATTACCTATAAATGGTGAACTTAGGTGGCCAAAGAATTTGGCTCCTTATACTGTGTGCGTTATACCACCAAAG GCTGGTAGCAAAGAAGAAAGTGCAACTCAATATGTTGACAAAATATTAGAGATTTTACGTCAGTTAAATATTGATGCAGTACTTGATGATAGAACAAATTTAACTATTGGAAGTCGTCTTAGATTATCAAGCGCAACTGGATATccatatgttataataattggtAAAGATGCTATGAAATCACCACCCACATTTGAGGTTCATAATGTAAATGATTCAAGTCGTTTCGATTTAAGTTTAGAAGGTATATACAGTTACCTTGATGcagaaaatatcaaatgttaa
- the Prors-m gene encoding prolyl-tRNA synthetase 2-like protein, mitochondrial isoform X4 — protein MLNRHRKLLRKNLVKYGFIKPVNNGMYAYLPLGIRVLDKITNLVDNEMEKVGAQKLLLPALTATKLWKRTKRFDNNRDELFEVHDRHDKHYILNPTCEESICDLISSIKPLSPKLLPLRLYQISNKWRDEMKPRYGFFRSREFIMKDLYTFDATLENANETYETICEAYDNIFKLIGITFIKAIGDTGTIGGLKSHEYHYKCEIGDDILCLCPGCNQAINKSVCKESHCHQCNKSFLEQNTTEVGHAFLLDTKYTEPLKAECHIQHKHVPLVMGCYGLGLSRLLTAMTETLPINGELRWPKNLAPYTVCVIPPKAGSKEESATQYVDKILEILRQLNIDAVLDDRTNLTIGSRLRLSSATGYPYVIIIGKDAMKSPPTFEVHNVNDSSRFDLSLEGIYSYLDAENIKC, from the exons atGCTCAACAGACATCGAAAGTTACTTCGAAAA aatttagtTAAGTATGGATTTATTAAACCTGTTAACAACGGCATGTATGCATACCTGCCTTTGGGAATACGTGTgttagataaaataacaaatcttGTTGATAATGAAATGGAAAAGGTAGGAGCTCAGAAGTTACTGTTACCGGCATTGACGGCTACAAAATTATGGAAACGAACGAAAAGATTCGATAATAATAGAGACGAATTATTTGAAGTTCACGATAGGCACGATAAGCACTATATACTTAATCCG aCATGTGAAGAATCAATCTGtgatttaatttcatcaataAAACCTTTGTCTCCTAAACTTTTACCTTTAAGATTGTAtcaaatatctaataaatggAGAGATGAAATGAAACCACGATATGGATTTTTCAGAAGtagagaatttattatgaaagatCTATATACATTTGATGCAACATTAGAAAATGCTAATGAAACATATGAAACAATATGTGAGGcctatgataatatatttaaattaataggaattacatttattaaag CTATTGGTGATACGGGAACTATTGGAGGTTTGAAATCTCATGAATATCATTATAAATGTGAAATTGGTGATGATATTCTTTGTTTGTGTCCAGGTTGTAATCAAGCTATTAACAAATCTGTATGTAAAGAATCACATTGTCATCAGtgtaataaatcatttctgGAACAAAATACTACCGAG GTAGGAcatgcatttttattagacACAAAGTACACAGAACCTCTAAAAGCAGAATGTCATATACAACACAAGCATGTGCCCTTAGTAATGGGATGCTACGGACTTGGCCTGAGCCGTCTACTTACTGCTATGACTGAAACATTACCTATAAATGGTGAACTTAGGTGGCCAAAGAATTTGGCTCCTTATACTGTGTGCGTTATACCACCAAAG GCTGGTAGCAAAGAAGAAAGTGCAACTCAATATGTTGACAAAATATTAGAGATTTTACGTCAGTTAAATATTGATGCAGTACTTGATGATAGAACAAATTTAACTATTGGAAGTCGTCTTAGATTATCAAGCGCAACTGGATATccatatgttataataattggtAAAGATGCTATGAAATCACCACCCACATTTGAGGTTCATAATGTAAATGATTCAAGTCGTTTCGATTTAAGTTTAGAAGGTATATACAGTTACCTTGATGcagaaaatatcaaatgttaa
- the Prors-m gene encoding prolyl-tRNA synthetase 2-like protein, mitochondrial isoform X5: MYAYLPLGIRVLDKITNLVDNEMEKVGAQKLLLPALTATKLWKRTKRFDNNRDELFEVHDRHDKHYILNPTCEESICDLISSIKPLSPKLLPLRLYQISNKWRDEMKPRYGFFRSREFIMKDLYTFDATLENANETYETICEAYDNIFKLIGITFIKAIGDTGTIGGLKSHEYHYKCEIGDDILCLCPGCNQAINKSVCKESHCHQCNKSFLEQNTTEVGHAFLLDTKYTEPLKAECHIQHKHVPLVMGCYGLGLSRLLTAMTETLPINGELRWPKNLAPYTVCVIPPKAGSKEESATQYVDKILEILRQLNIDAVLDDRTNLTIGSRLRLSSATGYPYVIIIGKDAMKSPPTFEVHNVNDSSRFDLSLEGIYSYLDAENIKC; the protein is encoded by the exons ATGTATGCATACCTGCCTTTGGGAATACGTGTgttagataaaataacaaatcttGTTGATAATGAAATGGAAAAGGTAGGAGCTCAGAAGTTACTGTTACCGGCATTGACGGCTACAAAATTATGGAAACGAACGAAAAGATTCGATAATAATAGAGACGAATTATTTGAAGTTCACGATAGGCACGATAAGCACTATATACTTAATCCG aCATGTGAAGAATCAATCTGtgatttaatttcatcaataAAACCTTTGTCTCCTAAACTTTTACCTTTAAGATTGTAtcaaatatctaataaatggAGAGATGAAATGAAACCACGATATGGATTTTTCAGAAGtagagaatttattatgaaagatCTATATACATTTGATGCAACATTAGAAAATGCTAATGAAACATATGAAACAATATGTGAGGcctatgataatatatttaaattaataggaattacatttattaaag CTATTGGTGATACGGGAACTATTGGAGGTTTGAAATCTCATGAATATCATTATAAATGTGAAATTGGTGATGATATTCTTTGTTTGTGTCCAGGTTGTAATCAAGCTATTAACAAATCTGTATGTAAAGAATCACATTGTCATCAGtgtaataaatcatttctgGAACAAAATACTACCGAG GTAGGAcatgcatttttattagacACAAAGTACACAGAACCTCTAAAAGCAGAATGTCATATACAACACAAGCATGTGCCCTTAGTAATGGGATGCTACGGACTTGGCCTGAGCCGTCTACTTACTGCTATGACTGAAACATTACCTATAAATGGTGAACTTAGGTGGCCAAAGAATTTGGCTCCTTATACTGTGTGCGTTATACCACCAAAG GCTGGTAGCAAAGAAGAAAGTGCAACTCAATATGTTGACAAAATATTAGAGATTTTACGTCAGTTAAATATTGATGCAGTACTTGATGATAGAACAAATTTAACTATTGGAAGTCGTCTTAGATTATCAAGCGCAACTGGATATccatatgttataataattggtAAAGATGCTATGAAATCACCACCCACATTTGAGGTTCATAATGTAAATGATTCAAGTCGTTTCGATTTAAGTTTAGAAGGTATATACAGTTACCTTGATGcagaaaatatcaaatgttaa
- the Prors-m gene encoding prolyl-tRNA synthetase 2-like protein, mitochondrial isoform X3, translating into MSNMSFYKIKRLSQLFQPLDIIILNAQQTSKVTSKSYDNLVKYGFIKPVNNGMYAYLPLGIRVLDKITNLVDNEMEKVGAQKLLLPALTATKLWKRTKRFDNNRDELFEVHDRHDKHYILNPTCEESICDLISSIKPLSPKLLPLRLYQISNKWRDEMKPRYGFFRSREFIMKDLYTFDATLENANETYETICEAYDNIFKLIGITFIKAIGDTGTIGGCNQAINKSVCKESHCHQCNKSFLEQNTTEVGHAFLLDTKYTEPLKAECHIQHKHVPLVMGCYGLGLSRLLTAMTETLPINGELRWPKNLAPYTVCVIPPKAGSKEESATQYVDKILEILRQLNIDAVLDDRTNLTIGSRLRLSSATGYPYVIIIGKDAMKSPPTFEVHNVNDSSRFDLSLEGIYSYLDAENIKC; encoded by the exons ATGTCGAACAtgtcgttttataaaataaagagattatcacaattatttcaaccactggatattataattctgaatGCTCAACAGACATCGAAAGTTACTTCGAAAAGTTACGAT aatttagtTAAGTATGGATTTATTAAACCTGTTAACAACGGCATGTATGCATACCTGCCTTTGGGAATACGTGTgttagataaaataacaaatcttGTTGATAATGAAATGGAAAAGGTAGGAGCTCAGAAGTTACTGTTACCGGCATTGACGGCTACAAAATTATGGAAACGAACGAAAAGATTCGATAATAATAGAGACGAATTATTTGAAGTTCACGATAGGCACGATAAGCACTATATACTTAATCCG aCATGTGAAGAATCAATCTGtgatttaatttcatcaataAAACCTTTGTCTCCTAAACTTTTACCTTTAAGATTGTAtcaaatatctaataaatggAGAGATGAAATGAAACCACGATATGGATTTTTCAGAAGtagagaatttattatgaaagatCTATATACATTTGATGCAACATTAGAAAATGCTAATGAAACATATGAAACAATATGTGAGGcctatgataatatatttaaattaataggaattacatttattaaag CTATTGGTGATACGGGAACTATTGGAG GTTGTAATCAAGCTATTAACAAATCTGTATGTAAAGAATCACATTGTCATCAGtgtaataaatcatttctgGAACAAAATACTACCGAG GTAGGAcatgcatttttattagacACAAAGTACACAGAACCTCTAAAAGCAGAATGTCATATACAACACAAGCATGTGCCCTTAGTAATGGGATGCTACGGACTTGGCCTGAGCCGTCTACTTACTGCTATGACTGAAACATTACCTATAAATGGTGAACTTAGGTGGCCAAAGAATTTGGCTCCTTATACTGTGTGCGTTATACCACCAAAG GCTGGTAGCAAAGAAGAAAGTGCAACTCAATATGTTGACAAAATATTAGAGATTTTACGTCAGTTAAATATTGATGCAGTACTTGATGATAGAACAAATTTAACTATTGGAAGTCGTCTTAGATTATCAAGCGCAACTGGATATccatatgttataataattggtAAAGATGCTATGAAATCACCACCCACATTTGAGGTTCATAATGTAAATGATTCAAGTCGTTTCGATTTAAGTTTAGAAGGTATATACAGTTACCTTGATGcagaaaatatcaaatgttaa